ataaaaaaaattcaaccagTTCACATATAGTATATTATTTCAACATACAGCGTCAGGGCGCATGAACAAAGTGTTCCATGCTTTAGTATCACCGCGAGCTTCTGATTCCTTCCTTTGTTCTTCCTTCCGTTGCTTAAAAGTTTTTAAACCTTGATTTGCCACATCATGCCTACAGAAAAGAATGTAAATTTATGTTTCCAGAGATGAAAGCTAAGAAGTAGTGAAAAAGAATTGTACATGTAAAATGTTAGAGTATTAGCTGTATATTAGGTGTAAAAGAATTAGGGtaacttgtatttagtagtttcctattttgttggtagtttcctattttctagtctcctagctttgtatataaatatgtactattctatgaaatacacatataattcgattcactattttctacatggtatcagagcataacccttggcaacaagacgggcctttaagcgagcaactgtgccgtctggattgaatttaaccgtgaacacccatttacacccgatggcctgttttccggaaggtaaatcaaccaagacccaagtaccattcgcaaccaaagcattcatctcttctagcattgcagcaagccaaccaggatgagacatcgcttctcgaacagttttaggaatagtgatagaatcaagagaagcaataaaagaacaagaagaagaggagagatgATTATAAGACACAAAAGAAGTAATAGGAAAAGTACATTGACGTTTACCTTTACGTAGTGCAATGGGAAGATCATCTGAGATGTCCAGATCTGATGACGAAGATGCAGGTGCAGGACATGAaacaggaggtggaggaggggggcgcctggtgtacactataggaggccgagggagtggtggaggtggtagaggtggtggaggtggtggaggtgtagaCATTGTGGGGGTGACGACCGAGGCAGGTGAAGGAACAAGAGACCCGCCAGAACATGGAGCAGGCGCATAGGATGTGACAgaataaaccaacaaatcatcatcctccccctgactagtagaattagtggaagatgaaaaataaggtgtattttctacaaaagtaacatcaaTAGACACAAGATATTTGTTGAGATCAGGACAGTAACACCTATACCCAATCTGAAGacgagaataaccaagaaagacacactttagtgccttagggtctaatttggtgacagatggacggacatcgcgagcaaaacaaacactaccaaatactcgcggagcaactggaaataatgacttattaggaaaaagaattttaaatggaatttcaccattaagaacagaagagggcatgcgattaataagaaagcatgccgtggaaactgcatcggcccaaaaaggtttagggactttcatttgaaacaagagagcacgtgcagtttcaagaagatgtctgtttttacgttctgcaacaccattctgaggtgccgtatcaacacaagaagtttcatgaagcatgccattagaggtcatataagattgaaattgagcagacatgtactctttggcattatcacttctcaaagtacgaatagatacattaaattgagtttgaatctcagcacaaaaagcacagaatatagaaaacaactcagaacgatttttcattaaatataaccaagttaAACGAGAATGGtcatccacaaaagtaacaaaatacctgaatccaggttgagacaaaataggagaaggaccccaaacatcagaatgaactaactcaaaaggaacactagcacgtttattgacacgtggactcaaactaacacgatgatgtttggcaaactgacatgactcacattctaacgaagataaactactatattggggacacagtttcttgagcaaaggaagggatggatgacctaaacgacaatgagcctcaaaagcggaagcaacactcgaacaagcaatagaggttggcggaagtgggtcaagaacatacaagccaccagattcatgtcctttaccaataatcttcttcgtcataagatcctgaaacaaacaatgatcaggaaacacttaagtcttcatcttcttctgtcACTGCGATTGCTGATTCAGGTAACTCTAATGCCTgccttctttccaaatcctcaaaatgggtcattgattctggtgccacagatcatatgacaggttcaaaattcgaaattcgaaattagggttctgaaaaaaaaaataaaaaaaattagggtttgagtttagggttgttttttcgaaaatcctattTGGAGTGAACATTGTTTCTCACCGCCCACATAGGAGGACTGCCCAGCCGCCGATCTACGAACCCCCGAAGTCCGGTCGCCGGATTCCTCgcgcgtggggctcacgcgccgCCTGAAGCTTCTgcgcgtggggctcacgcgccgGCACGTGGAGGCGCGTGTGACGGCGCCTTCGACGGCGTTCTGTTGCCGATTCTTCACTGGGTTCTTCTAAGCCCACTCGCATCTGTTCTAGGTTGTAATTCGGTATTTGTTTGTCTTCTTCGTGTTTGGGTGTTCATTCTTTGGTgttcttttgttctttttctctgtctttgtgtttgcttttgagattatggcagagataagatcagattcaaaatcagttgttgtttctgatgttgttcccgtaatgtctaaaatcacggatcataagttgattggttcgaattatttggaatggagtaagacgattcgactgtatttgaggagtattgacaaagatgatcacttgactgacgatcctcctgaagaaacaaacgattcaaggaaaatatggctccgtgaggatgctcgcttgttccttcaaattcgaaattctatcgataatgaagtaattagtttgattaatcattgtgaattggttaaagaactaatgggttacttggagtttttgtattctggcaaagacaacatatctcgcatatatgatgtttgcaaagctttttatcgcgcggagaaacaagataagtctcttatgaattattttatggctttcaagaaaacatatgaagaacttaatgtgctattaccgtttagtcctgatgtaaaagttcaacagcgccaacgagaacagatggctattatgagttttcttgcaggactctcatctgaatttgactctgcaaagtcacaagttctctctggttctgatgtctcctctttacaagatgtgtttactcgtgttcttcgcaCAGAGACTACCTCTTCAACTCCTCGAATAGCGCCTTGGTGAGTCGTAATAATTACGCACCGGAAAGAAACTCTACTCCAAGTGGATTTAAAGGAGGTAATTCACAAGGACCTGATAACCGCACACCAAATTCTGGGAGCATCATGTGCAATTATTGTAAGAAACCAGGCCACACCAAGTTTGAGTGTAGGAAGTTACAATTTAAGAATCGACAACAATACTCTGCCAATATTGCAAGCACTAGTGATGCATCTGACAAATCGGTCCTTATTTCTGCTGATGAATTTGCCAAGTTCTCAAGGTAttaggaaactactaaatacaagttaccctaattcttttacacctaatatacagctaatactctaacactccccctcaagctggagcatagatgttaatcatgcccagcttgttacaaagatagTCTATCCGCACCCCATTTATCagcttttgactgaattcgggtttaagacttctattccagcaaaattatggtgtgataataaagctgctcttcatattgcctcgaatcccgtattccacgagcgaactaagcacattgagatcgattgtcattttgttcgtgagaaaattcaacaaggtctgatctccacaggatatgtgaaaaccggagaacaactaggagatatttttacaaaagctttgaatggggtgcggatagactatctttgtaacaagctggtcatgattaacatctatgctccagcttgagggggagtgttagagtattagctgtatattaggtgtaaaagaattagggtaacttgtatttagtagtttcctattttgttggtagtttcctatttcctagtctcctagctttgtatataaatatgtactattctatgaaatacacatataattcgattcactattttctacataaAACAAACATTCTAAGAAAATGTAAAAGTGAAGGGGCTACTCAATATGCTTACTCTTGCTTCTCAGATGAAACTCTTTGTTTTGCTCGCATAACATGCAACAACCTTCCTTGGAAAATTGAATTGTCAAGTTCCTCTAATGCTCTTCACCCAAAATTGAAcatgaaagaaaaaagaaatcattaaatacaaaaaagaaGAGTATGTATTTGTGTACCACCATAGGTCACTACATTAATAACAAGAAATAAATGCCTATCTAATTTGGTTAATAACAAAACATCGAACCTAGATTCACAGCCTTGATGAGTTTTTCATGATGGTGTTCAATTCAAGTTGATGCATTTAAACACAATGAATCACAAAATTGCAGAAAAAGGAAGcaaaagtaaaattaaattaaagcacTAATAGGTACCTAGTTGCAAACTCCAGATGTGAATAATTAACAAATGCAAACCCTTTAGGACGCTTGGTATCTTTATCAATAACAACATGGACTTCTGAGACAGTTCCGAATTTGCTAAACAACTCCTCCAGCTCTTCTTCACTGATTAAGGAAATTGTATTGGAAAAATagctcataaaaaaaattattactaagagcGCCTACTTCAGGTTAGACAAGACAATAATAAGACGCCATCTGCCAAACCGGGgcgtatttttttaaaaatgagagcactatttaaaaggaaaaaaaatgagtACGTACGTTGCAGTATATGGCAGATTGCGGATGAAAAGACGACTGGTCTCGATTACTTCTTTATCATCTTGTTCATGCATGTCAGCATCAAAATCATCATGATAAGctttctcttcatcttcttttctagAAACCTCCGTCTCAAgtgaatttaatttttcattcggAACTTTTTCTTTAACATCCTGCTCTATGGGGCTTTCTTTTGATGAATCATTATCATCCTCATTATCATCACTATCACTGCTTTCTGACTCTGACCAATTCTTCTTAACTCTGCTCTTAAAGTACTCCATATCTGAAATGACATCATCATGAGCAGGACTTCCTAAATTATTAGAAACTTGCTTGTCTGGTGATAATGTATATTCTGTATTGTCATCTTCATCCGACTCGGTATGTATTGTAGCTGATTTCTCTATGCTTTCCTTATTTGTATGAGTTTGCTTCTCTCTAACTTTACGATCATTGTTAGTTGTAGAAGTTATCAATGTGTCATTTGCCCACAATTTTGATTTAACTCTTGGCTGCATAACTTGCAGAAATTCTTGGACCTGAGTGCCCATATTATTACTGTCCTCTTTCAGATTACTTTTCTCTCGTTCTGATCCCATAAGGATAGATTTTTTTATAGCAGAAACCTTATTCCCATCTTTAGTTGTTTTTTCATCAGTTTTTGAAGAATGACGACTCCATGGGCGAGGGATGTTCGGATCGCCAACTTTATGAGCAATCTGAAAGTGAATAAATTATCTCTGTCAAAGTTCATGTTAAATATCTTGGATGTTAGCACCCATGTTTAGATTCCTTAATTGAAACTAATCAaatgaaataaaacaataacataTAAACAGCCACTTCCTCACTCTGTGACAATGATATTGGCTAATAAACACATTCCACACTAAAAAATCTGGTCTACTTAGGCTCATGTTTTGTCCAAAAAATTTTGATAGTTGCCAAATGTCCATAAGAATTGGTGTCAACAAGTGAACCAAACTCACAATCCAATgtgacaaaaaataataataaatcaatgattcagtaaatttattattttctactCCCAAATGTACCAGTGTTGCATGGCATGAAGTCCAAAACAAAGATGagtaaaacataatattttctCTATACCAAAAAAGAAACTTCAATGCAAATGCTAGACTACCCATCACATTGCAAACAATATGCATTAATGTGAATACAAATACACATGATATACTGTAAGAATAGATAGCCCAGTGAGACTGTCAAtccagaaattaaaaaaaacaaagtacAAGAATGGACAAATATATATTGAATCAATATGTACTTCAGGTTCATAAAAGACATAGAGGGTAATGTAGATTAGAAAAGGGTTTTGCCTAGTCATTGTACTTCAAAGtataacatggcatggcatccTCAACTTCAGACCATGGCATCACTGATGCTTTAAAAAAATCACTAGACAATTACCCAATTTATTATGATAATTTCTCTGCTTGTTATTATCAGGTTTAGAATAGCCATATCCATACCTTGAAAGTTAAGAAACAGATTAGAATCAAATATACTCTTAGTTTATTCTCTATGCATAGATTATAGCACATTAACaatgaatttttttatacaGAAGTGTAATAAGCAAATTgagaattaaaaatcaaaagtaGGGAAAGAAAATAAACCTCACAGGATATCCTGCAAGTATCAAAATAGGATTTGTTGAAGTATCTAATCGCTGCTTCGGCCTCATGCTCTGTCCTGTACCCAATAAAAGCGAATTGTCTGCTCTTGCCATCCCTGAAGAAACTTGTAAATTAGGCAATAATTCATAaccaataaaaaaaagaaaattatctgAAAAAATAAAGCCAAATACTTGGTGCGCATGAGCTTTGCATCTGTAATTTCTCCTTTCTTAGAAAAGAATTCCCGGAGACGATCCTCTGCCGCATATTTTGGCAAATTCTTCACACATATTCTTGACCTATGAAATCCCCAcccacacaaaaaaaaattagcaattattctatttttttctcattATTTTCAGAAAAATATGAACAAAGACCAAAGTACACACTTAAAAGCACAgcatatattacaaaaattggGCTCAAAGACCATACATTCATAATCAATTTTACAGGATTTTTCATAAACGTGTTCAGGATTATCTAATCACAACCCGAAAACGAGACAATTGTGGTACTAAtgtaacaaataaaaaatagaaattagaTATACTCACATTCTTCCTTCCTTTGAGTTATAGAGTAGAAGAAAATATTGTTCGAACTGAGAATAAAGAGGATAAGTGTCCGCCTCCGGTCCGGTCCTCAGCTATACTGCACAGCAACTATGAAACGGCTCCTACCCAAGAAGAAAAGAcaggaaaattaaaaaagacATCTCTTACCTATTATATAAAAGGAATTTTacttaaatttctatttttttttaccttttctattttagggttaaaaaatattgtgtttttttttccaaaaataatatGTAAGTTTTATCCTGAGTATTGTATTAAGTTTTTACGGTTATTCCaaagttgttttttagttgtttcactgttgttttaattgttctgttttgttattttatagttgttttataaaaagatagtatttttataaaaaaattccgtttaacggtaaaattataaatttttgctcaaaagttaatatttttataaaaatctcttatataaatgtctaactatTAAGGTGCGTTATTATGAGGAGGTTGCCGAGGAAAGGAGAACCGTGCTCactgtataaaaaaaaattgttctcattaataataaaaatgtttCAGAACAAACGTCTCTCCTGGTAGATAGGGTTTAGTCTCTCACGTTTGAGAGTGTGTATTCTTGGTCTAAAAGTGTATTTTGTCTGAGAGTGTGTTTTGTGTCTGATTCAATCTTTTTGTTGGCTTATTCCTGTTCTCTATTCTCTGCTGCTATGGCATCTTCAAGCAATGGGGAACAACTTACACAACAATGGGCTGATATTTGtttggaagaagaagaggatcaTGAGGTATTGTATGATGATGAATGTGTAGGGGAGGAAGAAACTAATTTTGATGATAAGTTGTGTCTTGTAGGCCGATTGCTATCAGGGAAAGTTTCAGACTTCCAGATTTTTCAAAACATTATGGCCGATCTCTGGAAGCCAGGCAAAGGAATTACCATAAAAATCCTTGATCAAAAcagatttttattttagttctaCCATGAGATAGACATTCAAAGAGTACTTGAGGGTAGCCCGTGGACATATGATCGTAAACAGATGATTATCCAACGATTAACACCGGGTGAAAATCTCAAAATGGTGGTTCTGAATTCTCTTGATATGTGGGTGCAAATCCATGGCTTGATGACGGGATTTAAGACGGACTGGGCTCTTCGTGAAGCAGCCAAATACATTGGTACTCTTGTTGCATCTGATCCGAACAACTTCTCGAGAGTGTGGCGAGACTACTTGCGTATGCGTGTTACTATCAATGTTGTTGAACCATCAAAAAGACGAATGAAGTTTCGTAAACGTAATGGCGAAGCATTTTATGCTTATTTCAAGTACGAACGAGTGCCAACATTCTGTTTCATATGTGGGGTTACGGGACATGCCGAAAGATTCTGCAATAAGGTTTACGATATCCCTACTGATCAAATCGTCAAACCATATAGTTTAGACATGAAGGCACCAACGAGAAGGCAGAATTTTTTAACAGCATCTCCGTGGCTTTGCTCCGGAAAGGAAGACCACCGTGATGAGCACCAGGGATCGCCTTCGACAGCTGCTAACAACTCCCCTGTGATGAATGCACGACCTAACTATCAGGCCAAATCAATTGCTAATCTTCATCCTGTGATTGCTCAATCCCAAAATTCTGGGAAGCAATATTTCCCTCATAATGACCATGTTATCTTGGTCAATGAAAATACAGCTGCATACTCTAATGAGGAATTAATAGAGATATCTGatttaaaaaggaaaagaaaagaggcAAATCTCTCCAGTGGGGCCGAGTTGTTGACAGAAGAGAGAATGGAAACTGATGTGGAAACTGGGCCTAATAATTCAGCAATTGTGACAAATTCAAAAAACTTGGACAAGGTGGGTCTTGGTCTCCAGGCCCACCAGACATTATGAGTACTATCAGTTGGAATtgccgtgggcttgggaacccacgggcccaactgttggaagttattttaccaggaacttagatctactcacaagtatgttgatttaacaacctaaatatgaacttctaaaacgatatgaaattaaacacataagagtatcataaatcttacagtgattgcagcggaatatatatgtctcctcccactcagatctctaacccttgattcctttctgtagcagagtataatcaagatctgagcccgaaagtccttctttgttgtctctgaaatctacacagccttcctcactatgattgaggtattacttgatgtgtgtgggcactactctagcactcatacatttcgaaacagtgaaggtatagagagagagagggtggcggctcagagagaattttctgagagaaaattctttcagaataatgctgtgaaaagctttttcagttGTACAGATGTGTGtgactctgaagcctttgccttctatttatagaagaccaccaagggctatgattgacattttgaactgagaaaatcaaggggaaaaggaaggtaaaggggccggcctaggcaatgtggaaacaaggcttgcctcttttccaactttccttttcctacacttgatagtttcccctTTTTATGAAatgttgccaattccattgttcaaccatattaatgataaatctaattacttaataattaaaaataattatcaaataatatattaccatttattttattaataatgaaactaattaaagtttcctaattaataaatatgcccttcaaaatctctatttactgttttgcccttaataagtgctaaattctcaaactgacaagtctatcttgagaatttttaattgattaattaaaatcaattaaatgagtcctacaagtaatatcaacTCAACTaatgaggggaccatgggtctatatatccgagcttccaataagcagatcttgaatttaccacttaaattcactgacttattaattcttcgttgaatccacacatagaactcagaattgcactctcagtatatagaatgctctatatgttccaccatatagacacattattagttatccattgttataatcctaatgtgatcaa
This region of Cannabis sativa cultivar Pink pepper isolate KNU-18-1 chromosome 7, ASM2916894v1, whole genome shotgun sequence genomic DNA includes:
- the LOC115696685 gene encoding multiple RNA-binding domain-containing protein 1-like isoform X1; its protein translation is MSRICVKNLPKYAAEDRLREFFSKKGEITDAKLMRTKDGKSRQFAFIGYRTEHEAEAAIRYFNKSYFDTCRISCEIAHKVGDPNIPRPWSRHSSKTDEKTTKDGNKVSAIKKSILMGSEREKSNLKEDSNNMGTQVQEFLQVMQPRVKSKLWANDTLITSTTNNDRKVREKQTHTNKESIEKSATIHTESDEDDNTEYTLSPDKQVSNNLGSPAHDDVISDMEYFKSRVKKNWSESESSDSDDNEDDNDSSKESPIEQDVKEKVPNEKLNSLETEVSRKEDEEKAYHDDFDADMHEQDDKEVIETSRLFIRNLPYTATEEELEELFSKFGTVSEVHVVIDKDTKRPKGFAFVNYSHLEFATRALEELDNSIFQGRLLHVMRAKQRVSSEKQEHDVANQGLKTFKQRKEEQRKESEARGDTKAWNTLFMRPDAIAENIARKYGVRKGDLLDIEANDLPVRLALGETQVIKETKEALKIAGVNVESLEDFAAGRTDGMKRSNHVFLVKNLPYGSSDSELATMFGKYGSLDKVILPPTKTIALVVFLEPAEARAAFKGLAYKRYKDAPLYLEWAPANILSQIPTPEGDEKTSAVVGERDVKRAILEQHVEGVSDVDADPDRVESRSLFVKNLNFKTTEESLKKHFIDHMKKGSILSVKVKKHMKNGKNVSMGYGFIEFDTMETATCVARDLQGTILEGHALTLQLSHAKKDGQAPKKLEKDKSSTKLLVKNIAFEATKKDIRQLFSPFGQIKSLRLPERMGSQNHRGFAFVEFFTKQEAQNALEELSSTHLYGRHLVLERAKEGETFEELRARTAAHFLNEENGFQNPTKKRKGMAVLDEGKMKFHRTES